In a single window of the Serratia quinivorans genome:
- a CDS encoding Caudovirales tail fibre assembly protein, which produces MNKIIHVSFPVYANAEGTVINCMVLHVDFGDIPFTASPDDTFTDYGPDIYNRAVAGEFGDVAAYVPPPAPTRAKTTEKNTLEYTRRLGIATDAAFPLQSAVDLGIASEEQKQTLAEWQQYAVDLLAVDLTQSPVTWPTPLAALSLQEDA; this is translated from the coding sequence ATGAATAAAATCATCCATGTGTCGTTTCCTGTGTATGCCAATGCAGAGGGAACCGTAATCAATTGCATGGTGCTGCATGTTGATTTTGGCGATATTCCGTTTACGGCCTCACCTGATGACACCTTCACGGATTACGGACCTGATATTTATAATCGTGCTGTTGCAGGTGAGTTCGGCGATGTCGCGGCTTATGTTCCCCCTCCCGCACCAACACGGGCAAAAACCACTGAAAAAAACACGCTCGAATACACTCGACGCCTTGGTATTGCGACAGATGCGGCTTTTCCGCTGCAGTCAGCCGTAGACCTGGGCATCGCGAGCGAAGAACAAAAGCAAACGCTGGCAGAATGGCAACAATACGCTGTTGACCTGCTGGCAGTTGATTTAACGCAGTCACCGGTTACCTGGCCAACGCCGCTGGCGGCTCTTTCTCTTCAGGAGGACGCATAA
- a CDS encoding Gene 25-like lysozyme: MQGMSRVTGKPLSGLDHIRQSVQDILSTPVGTRVMRPGYGSNLIYLVDHPADRTTTIRVVMAAAGALARWEPRIAINSIEVLQVGNGVIRLSIHATDVETQRAVLLENIEL; encoded by the coding sequence ATGCAGGGAATGAGCCGGGTGACCGGCAAACCACTGTCCGGTCTCGACCATATCCGCCAGTCCGTCCAGGACATTCTGAGCACGCCCGTCGGCACCCGTGTGATGCGACCCGGCTACGGCAGCAACCTGATTTACCTGGTTGACCATCCTGCCGATCGCACCACCACCATTCGGGTCGTGATGGCCGCCGCCGGCGCGCTGGCCCGCTGGGAACCACGTATTGCGATTAACAGCATTGAGGTGCTGCAGGTCGGCAATGGGGTCATCCGGCTCAGCATTCATGCCACGGATGTTGAAACTCAGCGTGCCGTTTTGCTGGAGAATATCGAACTATGA
- a CDS encoding Baseplate J-like protein, with protein sequence MSDVIDLSQLPPPSVIAMPAFEDLLAQRLAELQALDPVFTALLDSDPAVKLLQISCYREMVNVARTNAGVLATLLAYARGADLDQLGANFDVYRLVITPADDTPVPPTDAVMEGDDAFRLRIRLSWYARNTAGSIQAYEYFALSADGAVRDAKAYGPQEEDAISPGHVEVYVLSNDGGGVPPQALLDTVDAALNADFIRPLTDYVVVKAATLIEYAVTATLMFGSGPDAQTVMTAAKKAMQHYADSVHRIGVPLSIAGVYKALKQPGVEDVTLTAPRETLYAGTGEATYCTAITLTTSTASTQGAPPEGL encoded by the coding sequence ATGAGTGATGTTATCGATCTGAGTCAATTACCGCCGCCTTCCGTCATCGCTATGCCGGCCTTCGAGGACCTGCTGGCACAGCGGCTGGCCGAGCTGCAGGCCCTTGACCCGGTCTTTACTGCGCTGCTGGACAGTGACCCGGCGGTCAAGCTGCTGCAAATCAGCTGCTATCGCGAGATGGTCAATGTTGCCCGCACGAACGCCGGGGTGCTGGCTACGCTGCTGGCCTATGCCAGGGGCGCAGACCTCGACCAACTGGGCGCCAATTTTGACGTTTACCGGCTGGTGATCACCCCGGCGGATGATACCCCTGTCCCGCCTACCGATGCGGTGATGGAAGGGGACGATGCGTTTCGCCTGCGTATCCGGCTCAGCTGGTACGCACGAAATACGGCAGGCTCGATACAGGCCTATGAGTATTTTGCGCTGTCTGCCGACGGCGCGGTGCGCGATGCAAAAGCCTACGGGCCACAGGAAGAGGATGCGATTTCCCCCGGTCACGTCGAGGTGTATGTGCTGAGTAATGACGGTGGCGGGGTACCCCCCCAGGCGCTGCTTGATACCGTTGATGCCGCGCTCAACGCCGATTTTATCCGTCCACTGACGGATTATGTCGTGGTGAAGGCGGCCACCCTCATTGAGTATGCCGTGACGGCGACACTGATGTTCGGCAGCGGACCGGATGCGCAAACAGTGATGACGGCGGCGAAGAAGGCCATGCAGCATTATGCCGACAGCGTTCACCGGATTGGCGTGCCGCTGTCGATAGCCGGGGTCTATAAAGCCCTGAAGCAGCCGGGTGTTGAGGATGTGACGTTGACGGCGCCGCGGGAGACCCTCTATGCCGGAACCGGTGAGGCGACCTATTGCACCGCCATTACCCTGACGACGTCCACCGCGTCGACGCAGGGCGCGCCGCCGGAGGGGTTATGA
- a CDS encoding Bacteriophage P2-related tail formation protein yields MTYRSLLPPNASQQARALEGAMRHVGDVLFDVRDVKNPDACPVALLPWLAWEFGVTWWDDAWTAQQKRDVIKSAAAVNKKRGTPGAVKQALASVDRLIDVIEWFRDTPQGEPYTFRAVVHGNSVSTDELQKIFSHISDAKNARSFLRDIRVTPEKVYGKCYIGGGMVTRQSVTIKAKRRDE; encoded by the coding sequence ATGACATACCGGTCATTATTGCCGCCGAACGCCTCGCAGCAGGCGCGGGCGCTGGAGGGGGCCATGCGGCATGTCGGGGATGTGTTGTTTGATGTCCGTGATGTGAAAAATCCCGACGCCTGCCCGGTAGCGCTGCTGCCCTGGCTGGCATGGGAGTTCGGTGTTACCTGGTGGGATGATGCGTGGACGGCGCAGCAGAAACGCGATGTCATCAAAAGTGCCGCCGCGGTCAATAAAAAACGTGGAACCCCGGGCGCGGTCAAACAGGCGCTGGCGTCTGTCGATCGGCTGATTGATGTCATCGAGTGGTTCAGGGACACCCCGCAGGGCGAACCGTACACCTTTCGGGCGGTGGTTCACGGCAACAGCGTCAGTACCGACGAGCTGCAGAAGATATTCAGCCACATCAGCGATGCCAAGAACGCCCGAAGTTTCCTGCGCGATATCCGGGTGACCCCGGAAAAGGTGTACGGCAAGTGCTATATCGGCGGGGGCATGGTTACCCGCCAGTCTGTCACGATAAAGGCGAAGAGACGCGATGAGTGA